AGTTTTAAGTGATGCTATTGCTACTGCTAAATCAGATATTATGAAATGGACTGCAATCACATTATCAGGCCATAATAATGTTTCAGATTATTGTGCTTTAAGAGTGAATCAATCATTACGTCTTGCACATGTTGTTTATGGACGTTCAGGAGTGTTGAAAGGAGTTGGCTCCAGTAAAAATGATAATAATACTGACCAAAACCCGAGTCCATATTGGGTTGTGGGTGAAGCAACAAATGGTTTGATTTATCTGCATAAGAATGGGGCAATTCCATCAGAATATGCTCCAGTATCTAAAGTTTCTTCTGCTTACAGGTTAAATTCAAACATTGTTGTTTCAATCGATGATGCTGGTGCTATTTGTATCAATAATAATAATGGTTCAGGCAGTAAATCTGGAAATGGTCTGAGTTTGTACATGCAATTCCTTTACAAATATTAATCGGAGGTTAATTGCAATGCTTGATAAAGAAGAATTTTGTGATGGTTGCTGTTATCGTAGGACTTGCGACCATGACTTAGAAAAATGTTGTTATTTAGTTGGTGGAAGGTGTTCTCTTAACAAACACCCAAATCCAACTTTTATAGATTTAAAAAAATAAATGAAATAAGGTGTTGTTTTATGACTCGATTTTTAAATTCAGAAATGGTTAAAGCAAGCAAAACAATTCGAAATAATATTAAAAATGGTAATGGTTTGCCTAGAAGTATTAAAATGATTGATACTGATGGTAAAGTTCATACTGTTGAAAAAAAATATTATAATGGTCTATTTGAATCAAGAAATGTATTTACACTTAAAAATGGAAGGATGCCTAACTATGTTACTTTGAATCAAACTGCAAATAATCCTCTTGTGTTAAATTATCAAGATGATAAATATAGCTGTTGTGTAGCGTCATTTAACATGTGCGTTCAAATGTTATATGATTGGATACCTGAATCAAAAATAAAAAAATTATTCAAAACAAATCAATACGGTACATCTCCAGCGAATATGGTTGCAGGAGCGAAAGCTTTAGGTTATAAAGTTGAACAAATAGGTAGGAATTTTAGTAGTGTGCAAAAAGCAATTAGCAAAGGTTTCCCAGTACTAACACATTATGAAACCGCAGGTAAAACTAAACCGAAATGTGTTGGTTT
This genomic interval from Methanobrevibacter sp. contains the following:
- a CDS encoding cysteine peptidase family C39 domain-containing protein, giving the protein MTRFLNSEMVKASKTIRNNIKNGNGLPRSIKMIDTDGKVHTVEKKYYNGLFESRNVFTLKNGRMPNYVTLNQTANNPLVLNYQDDKYSCCVASFNMCVQMLYDWIPESKIKKLFKTNQYGTSPANMVAGAKALGYKVEQIGRNFSSVQKAISKGFPVLTHYETAGKTKPKCVGFIQNYGHYGMIYGVTKDGYYLFADPTKGLKKCTPKELDYATNGRSLGYYMVGLV